The uncultured Desulfobulbus sp. genome window below encodes:
- a CDS encoding aspartate kinase has protein sequence MALIVQKFGGTSVGSTEKIKAVAQRVIKNHKAGNRMVVVLSAMSGETDRLTGLANDIQRIPNSREMDMLLATGEQVTVALFAMAVKEAGYDAVSLLGDQVAIHTDNMHTKARIDSIDSEKIAKYLDQNKIVTIAGFQGVADNGDITTLGRGGSDTTAVALAAALKADACEIFTDVEGVYTTDPNVCAQARKIDYISYDEMLELASLGAKVLDIRSVGLAKRFSVPVHVRSTFSENIGTWVVEEEKIMESMLVSGITYSKKEARITIKKVPDQPGVAAKIFLPISDAGILVDMIIQNTTDGQLTDMTFTVPRNDYERAMDILQTVAKDIKADSVSGDKDIAKVSIVGVGMRNHTGIASTMFQILAKEGINMMMVSTSEIKVSCIIAEKYTELAVRTLHDAFALDKENTPTEETE, from the coding sequence ATGGCGCTCATCGTACAAAAGTTTGGGGGAACCTCTGTCGGTTCCACTGAAAAAATCAAGGCAGTTGCCCAACGGGTAATTAAAAATCACAAGGCCGGTAATCGGATGGTGGTGGTGCTTTCAGCCATGTCCGGTGAAACCGATCGTTTAACGGGGCTGGCAAACGATATACAGCGTATCCCCAATTCTCGCGAGATGGATATGCTTCTTGCCACCGGGGAGCAGGTTACAGTCGCTCTTTTTGCCATGGCTGTCAAAGAAGCAGGCTATGATGCGGTTTCCCTACTGGGCGATCAGGTAGCTATTCACACGGACAACATGCATACCAAGGCGCGAATCGATTCCATCGACTCGGAGAAAATTGCCAAATATCTCGATCAAAACAAAATTGTTACCATTGCCGGGTTTCAAGGCGTGGCAGACAACGGAGATATCACCACCCTGGGCCGCGGTGGCTCAGATACTACGGCGGTTGCATTGGCTGCAGCGCTTAAGGCAGATGCCTGTGAGATCTTCACCGATGTTGAGGGGGTCTACACGACCGACCCCAATGTCTGCGCTCAGGCGCGGAAAATTGATTATATCAGTTACGACGAAATGCTTGAGCTTGCTAGTCTTGGGGCCAAGGTGCTCGACATTCGTTCGGTTGGGTTGGCAAAACGGTTTAGCGTACCTGTCCATGTACGTTCCACATTTTCTGAAAATATTGGTACCTGGGTCGTTGAGGAGGAAAAGATCATGGAATCCATGCTGGTGTCCGGCATTACCTACAGTAAAAAAGAAGCTCGAATCACCATTAAAAAAGTTCCGGATCAGCCCGGAGTTGCGGCGAAAATATTCCTTCCTATCAGCGATGCCGGTATTTTGGTAGACATGATTATCCAAAATACCACCGATGGCCAGCTTACGGATATGACTTTTACGGTTCCGCGCAATGATTACGAACGAGCCATGGACATTTTACAAACCGTGGCTAAAGATATTAAGGCAGATTCAGTGAGCGGAGATAAAGATATCGCCAAGGTGTCCATCGTTGGTGTTGGTATGCGAAACCATACCGGTATTGCCTCCACCATGTTCCAGATCCTGGCTAAGGAAGGGATCAATATGATGATGGTCTCCACCTCTGAAATTAAAGTTTCCTGTATTATTGCCGAAAAATATACGGAACTAGCCGTTCGGACACTGCATGATGCCTTTGCTCTGGACAAAGAGAATACCCCCACTGAAGAGACTGAGTAA
- a CDS encoding helix-hairpin-helix domain-containing protein: MVDLWSVGHNADDGQYGFHPQSSPHLLRFNTNKNINDYIPLSPNGIRNKAIAARYALFIFEPLAINRASQQELTLLPGIGVQLAKNIQHHIALHGALKNAADLSQIHGIGPQKARKLLPLITFLQDD, encoded by the coding sequence TTGGTTGATTTGTGGTCTGTCGGCCACAACGCAGATGACGGCCAATACGGTTTTCACCCCCAGTCTTCTCCTCATCTCCTTCGGTTTAATACCAATAAAAATATTAATGATTATATACCATTAAGCCCAAATGGCATCCGTAACAAGGCGATCGCAGCCCGCTACGCTTTGTTTATCTTTGAGCCTTTGGCCATAAACCGGGCGAGTCAGCAAGAGCTTACGTTGCTCCCTGGCATTGGTGTTCAGTTGGCCAAAAATATACAACACCATATTGCCTTACATGGTGCGCTTAAAAATGCTGCTGACTTATCTCAAATTCATGGAATCGGTCCTCAAAAAGCTCGAAAGCTGCTCCCGCTGATCACCTTTTTACAAGACGACTAA
- the cimA gene encoding citramalate synthase — protein sequence MPRLIELYDTTLRDGTQAENFNLSVDDKIKVCRQLDRIGIDFIEGGWPGSNPLAVDFFKKMQDVELKQAKLAAFGSTRHFQKKPEQDGNLQALLAAKTPAVTIFGKSWDIHVIDALRIELKDNLAIIEDSLAYLRPQVEHLIYDAEHFFDGFKNNREYCLATLGRAIAGGAETIVLCDTNGGTLPHEIPAIIERVKEFVAEQGKEVKIGIHPHNDSETAVANALMSVDMGASQVQGTINGFGERCGNANLTSIIPALVCKMGLECKVAKHIDCLYTTARMVNELANLPHNRYQPYVGESSFAHKGGIHVSAVQRNPMTYEHIEPEKVGNVRRILISDQSGRANVLMKARKYGLDMESSDPRMANIVKELKELENLGYQYEAAEASFELLMRRALGLHQDYFKLEAFRVMNHKYDINKNPLTEATIRLWVNDQAEHTAAMGEGPVNALDKALRKALVRFYPSLEDMELHDYKVRVLTGEHGTGAKVRVLVESKDLEESWGTVGVSVNIIEASWQALADSINYKLMKDGKSES from the coding sequence ATGCCCCGCTTGATAGAGCTGTACGACACCACCCTCAGAGATGGAACCCAAGCCGAAAATTTTAACCTTTCGGTTGATGATAAAATAAAAGTCTGCCGGCAACTTGACCGTATTGGGATTGATTTTATTGAGGGTGGGTGGCCTGGATCAAACCCACTGGCTGTAGATTTTTTCAAAAAAATGCAGGATGTAGAGCTGAAGCAAGCTAAACTTGCGGCCTTTGGCTCTACAAGACATTTTCAGAAAAAACCTGAGCAGGATGGGAACCTGCAGGCACTGCTTGCGGCAAAGACACCGGCTGTCACCATTTTTGGTAAGAGTTGGGATATCCACGTCATAGATGCCTTGCGAATTGAGTTGAAAGATAATCTCGCTATTATTGAGGACTCACTTGCGTATCTCCGTCCACAAGTCGAGCATCTGATCTACGACGCCGAGCACTTTTTCGATGGTTTCAAAAACAATCGTGAATACTGCCTTGCAACTCTTGGCCGAGCCATTGCAGGTGGGGCGGAAACGATTGTTCTCTGCGATACTAATGGTGGTACTCTCCCCCATGAAATTCCAGCCATTATAGAGCGTGTGAAAGAGTTTGTTGCTGAGCAGGGCAAAGAGGTGAAAATTGGTATTCATCCTCATAATGACTCTGAGACCGCCGTGGCAAATGCGCTTATGAGCGTAGATATGGGAGCAAGTCAGGTACAGGGGACGATCAATGGGTTCGGCGAGCGGTGTGGGAATGCCAATCTGACCTCGATTATTCCAGCCTTGGTCTGTAAAATGGGACTTGAGTGTAAGGTGGCCAAACACATTGACTGCCTTTACACGACAGCGCGTATGGTCAATGAGTTGGCCAATTTGCCACATAATCGCTACCAACCCTATGTGGGTGAGTCATCTTTTGCCCACAAGGGGGGAATCCACGTTAGTGCGGTTCAACGCAACCCTATGACCTACGAGCATATTGAGCCGGAAAAGGTCGGCAACGTTCGCAGAATTCTTATCTCAGATCAATCCGGACGGGCTAATGTGCTGATGAAGGCACGAAAATACGGCCTTGATATGGAAAGTAGCGATCCGCGGATGGCCAATATCGTCAAGGAGCTCAAAGAACTGGAAAATCTTGGCTACCAGTATGAAGCTGCCGAGGCAAGTTTTGAACTGTTGATGCGACGAGCACTTGGCCTGCATCAGGATTACTTTAAGCTTGAAGCTTTCCGTGTCATGAACCACAAGTATGATATTAATAAAAATCCCTTAACTGAGGCTACAATTCGTCTTTGGGTGAATGACCAGGCAGAGCACACTGCTGCCATGGGAGAGGGGCCTGTCAATGCATTAGATAAGGCACTACGTAAAGCACTGGTGCGATTTTACCCTTCACTTGAGGATATGGAGCTCCATGATTATAAAGTACGTGTACTCACCGGAGAGCATGGAACCGGGGCCAAAGTGCGCGTCCTTGTTGAGAGTAAAGATCTTGAAGAGAGTTGGGGAACCGTTGGTGTATCGGTGAATATCATTGAAGCAAGCTGGCAGGCACTTGCAGACAGTATCAATTACAAGTTAATGAAGGATGGCAAGTCAGAGAGCTGA
- a CDS encoding tRNA (cytidine(34)-2'-O)-methyltransferase, translating to MTEPLHIVLVEPEIPPNTGSIARLCGATDTVLDLVHPLGFKVDDKHLKRAGLDYWPYVQINHWPSFDAFLSEQKEGTLHFLTTKTGRSYTEAQFLPGDKLVFGKETKGLPEDLLKLYSDRCLTIPMSNTHIRSLNLAMSAGIVLYEALRQIRR from the coding sequence ATGACTGAGCCCCTACACATCGTTCTGGTCGAACCTGAAATTCCACCCAATACCGGATCCATTGCCCGTCTCTGCGGGGCTACGGATACTGTTTTAGATCTGGTCCATCCGCTGGGCTTTAAAGTTGATGACAAACATCTCAAACGAGCTGGCTTGGATTACTGGCCCTATGTCCAGATCAATCACTGGCCGAGTTTTGATGCGTTTCTCAGCGAACAAAAGGAAGGTACGCTGCATTTTTTAACCACAAAAACAGGTAGGTCGTATACAGAAGCGCAGTTCCTGCCAGGAGACAAACTGGTCTTTGGCAAGGAGACAAAAGGCTTGCCCGAAGATCTGCTCAAGCTGTATAGTGACCGCTGTCTGACCATCCCTATGAGTAATACCCATATCCGCAGCCTCAATTTAGCTATGTCTGCGGGTATTGTTCTTTATGAAGCCCTGCGGCAAATCCGCAGGTGA